One Marinitoga litoralis DNA segment encodes these proteins:
- a CDS encoding non-ribosomal peptide synthetase yields the protein MNNIHIIKELKNQVIKNAEKTAVITTEGMRYSYKEIDLITDNLAGYFYSIGIKKGDIIPIIMKRDEYLLFTILALFKIGAAYTPISDNFPKNKVKEILSVFQDKPVVLINSGYEKYRSFINNNIINVKNGIMKEIPFIENININNYAYLLFTSGSTGKPKGILAKHKNLTWIMNVLQSNFTVLSEDRYLFSTPFTFDVSLTELFGWIKGGGSIVIPCKNDKELFKELLDIIYLYKITHLALSPSILSMISENKIFSQKCKNLKYLMVAGEIFPVPLANKVRDTLKNTHIYNLYGPTETTVYSTMYEIENNINKMVPIGKPLNGVKILIKKEKNSNDKIGEIWIGGNGVTDGYYKNHDLTKEKFILIDDEKYYKTGDYGYIKDDNIIFIGRKDSQVQINGIRVELGEIENIIYENFEYIKQLKIIYYKKKLICFYVSNKEVKSSKIKNILRTYLNEYMIPEFYIKLDQIPLNNNNKTDMNSLKSIFEQYYIQLLNTKNNISDNIIKQKIKNIIKSTLSYENKIPDDLSFFMLPGGDSLSSIKLIINLEKTFGIKLSDDFIYLHPNINSMSEYIEKNINTSSASYNNHLLSKIQNTYSEDSIEKKYKVLNQKILSGKIIKRYETHYLQKVYFFDNFNSFIHINIDIPPTYNLSIIIKTLNKLIKNHELLRSKIVKKETLFFVEYNNDFDISDDILIFKNINEEKINGIIEDILKRYRLNNLLYMFYINYTERNIRLNMIFSHHIMDQKSVHILKQNFFNMLNGKSNIENKQHFSDFVKLIKEKNNNHNFLLDEHTKELLEVEKHGFTPYTDDEILIDSFKINNNMGNNKRIIFIVKMILLKIAKIMNIDDILASTIMNYRKFDNKDFSYNIGDYHTSIVFRYSSKWSENLFEQKLLNLFKKYENGYQPQQYIFKDYPKMDELQRKMELAYDLNVLVSINYLGEIRQNEKKEIINKLKETRNTLKAFPGKKIYITAFTENENCFVYYLTAPKKLKEVLL from the coding sequence ATGAATAATATTCATATAATAAAAGAACTTAAGAATCAGGTAATTAAAAATGCTGAAAAAACTGCTGTTATCACTACAGAAGGTATGAGGTATTCTTATAAAGAAATTGATCTAATCACTGATAATTTAGCGGGTTATTTTTATTCTATTGGAATAAAAAAAGGAGATATTATCCCAATAATAATGAAAAGAGACGAATATTTATTATTTACAATATTGGCTCTTTTTAAGATAGGAGCTGCATATACTCCTATATCAGATAATTTTCCTAAAAACAAAGTAAAGGAAATATTATCTGTATTTCAAGATAAACCTGTTGTACTTATTAATTCTGGATATGAAAAATATAGATCATTTATTAACAACAATATTATTAATGTAAAAAACGGAATAATGAAAGAAATCCCTTTTATTGAAAATATTAATATAAATAATTATGCATATCTTTTGTTTACATCTGGGAGCACAGGAAAGCCAAAAGGAATATTGGCTAAACATAAAAATCTTACATGGATAATGAACGTATTACAATCAAATTTTACTGTTCTTTCAGAAGATAGATATTTGTTTAGTACCCCTTTTACGTTTGATGTGTCATTGACAGAACTATTTGGATGGATAAAAGGTGGCGGAAGTATAGTTATTCCGTGTAAGAATGATAAAGAATTATTTAAAGAATTATTAGATATTATTTATTTATATAAAATTACACACTTAGCCCTTTCTCCTTCAATATTAAGTATGATTTCAGAAAACAAAATATTCTCACAAAAATGCAAAAATTTAAAATATTTAATGGTAGCAGGGGAAATTTTTCCTGTTCCTTTAGCAAATAAAGTAAGAGATACTTTGAAAAACACGCATATTTATAATTTATATGGGCCTACAGAAACAACTGTATATTCAACAATGTATGAAATAGAAAACAATATTAACAAAATGGTGCCTATAGGTAAGCCATTAAATGGTGTAAAAATATTAATAAAAAAAGAGAAAAATAGTAATGATAAAATCGGTGAAATATGGATTGGTGGTAACGGAGTAACAGATGGATATTATAAAAATCATGATTTAACTAAAGAAAAATTCATATTAATAGATGATGAAAAATATTATAAGACAGGAGATTACGGATATATAAAAGATGATAATATTATTTTTATTGGAAGAAAAGATTCACAAGTTCAAATAAATGGAATTAGAGTAGAGTTAGGAGAAATTGAAAATATAATATATGAAAATTTTGAATATATAAAACAATTAAAAATAATTTATTATAAAAAGAAATTGATATGTTTCTATGTTTCAAATAAAGAAGTTAAAAGCAGTAAGATTAAAAATATATTAAGGACATATCTGAATGAATATATGATTCCAGAATTCTATATAAAATTAGATCAAATTCCTCTGAACAATAACAATAAAACAGATATGAATTCATTAAAGAGTATATTTGAACAATATTATATACAACTTCTAAATACTAAAAACAATATTTCAGATAATATTATTAAACAGAAAATAAAAAATATAATTAAATCCACATTATCTTATGAAAATAAAATTCCAGATGATTTATCTTTTTTTATGTTACCAGGTGGAGATTCTTTGTCATCAATAAAATTAATAATCAATTTAGAAAAGACATTTGGTATAAAATTATCTGATGATTTCATTTATTTACACCCGAATATTAATTCAATGTCAGAATATATTGAAAAAAATATAAACACCTCTTCAGCCAGTTATAATAATCATTTACTATCCAAAATACAAAATACTTATTCTGAAGATTCAATTGAGAAAAAATATAAAGTTTTAAATCAAAAAATATTAAGTGGAAAAATTATAAAAAGATATGAAACTCATTATCTTCAAAAAGTATATTTTTTTGATAATTTTAATTCTTTTATTCACATTAATATAGATATTCCACCAACATATAATTTAAGCATAATTATAAAAACTTTAAATAAATTGATAAAAAATCATGAACTATTAAGAAGTAAAATCGTAAAAAAAGAAACTTTGTTTTTTGTCGAGTATAATAATGATTTTGACATCTCAGATGATATTTTAATATTTAAAAATATTAATGAAGAAAAAATCAACGGCATAATAGAAGATATTCTAAAGAGGTACAGACTAAATAATTTGTTATATATGTTTTATATAAATTATACTGAAAGAAATATAAGGTTAAACATGATTTTCTCTCATCATATAATGGACCAAAAAAGTGTTCATATATTAAAACAAAATTTTTTTAATATGTTAAATGGTAAATCAAATATTGAAAACAAGCAACATTTTTCAGATTTTGTGAAATTAATAAAAGAAAAAAATAACAATCATAATTTTTTATTAGATGAACATACAAAAGAATTGCTAGAAGTTGAAAAACATGGTTTCACTCCATATACAGATGATGAAATATTAATAGATTCATTTAAAATAAATAATAATATGGGAAATAATAAAAGGATAATTTTTATTGTTAAAATGATCTTATTGAAAATAGCAAAAATTATGAACATAGATGATATACTTGCAAGTACAATTATGAATTATAGAAAGTTTGATAATAAGGATTTTTCATACAATATAGGAGATTATCATACTTCTATTGTTTTTAGATATAGTAGTAAATGGAGTGAAAATTTATTTGAGCAAAAATTATTAAATTTATTTAAAAAATATGAGAATGGTTACCAACCTCAACAATATATCTTTAAAGATTATCCTAAAATGGATGAATTACAAAGAAAAATGGAGTTAGCTTATGATTTAAATGTATTGGTTTCAATTAATTATCTTGGTGAAATACGCCAAAATGAAAAAAAAGAGATTATTAATAAATTAAAAGAAACACGAAATACTTTAAAAGCATTCCCTGGAAAAAAAATATATATAACTGCATTTACTGAAAATGAGAATTGTTTTGTTTATTATCTAACAGCACCTAAAAAATTAAAGGAAGTGTTATTATGA
- a CDS encoding SDR family oxidoreductase, whose amino-acid sequence MKKNILLTGATGKLGQNIIKVLYYEEKYQIIGVSSSNEKIKVMKKIYPNISWIKCDLKNKDEIKTLYNNVINEHKNIDIIINNAAVDIDKPFLETTIEEFEKLLKINLIAPYLLIKYFLPNMISNKSGTILNISSTLSVRTISNASEYSLSKAALCSLTRSIAVEFGKYNINSICLNISGMKGKLKDVNCSSNNLPSSNDEDYTDWKVKKEKIPLRRRGTFKEYSEIIKFLISEKAKFINGETIFVDGGINAQQ is encoded by the coding sequence ATGAAAAAAAATATTCTGTTAACAGGAGCTACGGGAAAACTTGGTCAGAATATAATAAAGGTTTTATATTATGAAGAAAAATATCAAATAATAGGTGTTTCAAGCAGCAATGAAAAGATTAAAGTGATGAAAAAAATTTATCCTAATATTTCTTGGATTAAGTGTGATTTGAAAAATAAAGATGAAATAAAAACTTTATATAATAATGTAATAAATGAACATAAAAATATAGATATTATAATTAATAATGCAGCTGTAGATATAGATAAACCTTTTTTAGAAACTACTATTGAAGAATTTGAAAAACTTTTAAAAATAAATTTAATTGCACCTTATTTATTAATAAAATATTTCTTACCTAATATGATATCAAATAAATCTGGAACTATATTAAATATTTCATCAACCTTAAGCGTAAGAACTATTTCAAATGCTTCAGAATATTCTTTATCTAAAGCTGCATTGTGTTCTTTAACGAGATCTATTGCCGTTGAATTTGGTAAATATAATATAAATTCAATTTGTTTAAATATCTCTGGAATGAAAGGGAAATTAAAAGATGTTAATTGTTCTTCAAATAATTTGCCAAGTTCTAATGATGAAGATTATACTGATTGGAAGGTAAAAAAGGAAAAAATCCCTTTGCGTAGACGTGGAACTTTTAAAGAGTATAGTGAGATAATAAAATTTTTAATTTCTGAAAAAGCTAAATTCATTAATGGGGAAACTATTTTCGTTGATGGTGGAATAAATGCACAACAATAA
- a CDS encoding B12-binding domain-containing radical SAM protein yields MNYLLIDPKIKNSDFDFPNIKLTTCEAVLKEKHNIEILEFFYEKEMNNLNLDQFKKYKYDLFYEKLLLKINNKHIVYIDCEYGLLNDCIMLSKIIKKLNNNIIIVVGGFFINYLCNGNILHEISKYIKYIDYYFVGDYISLLDNINKIDKNKKILCKDYEFKKNILKVSWEKFNLEKYNNIIVPVFFSKGCKYSKCIFCDENLIWGNKKYIERDFEYVINELKYTFEKYKINNFYFWDSSILSHPNFKLLCQKLSKSSIKFKWVGLSRVDEINEEKAKMLKEANCQTIELGLEALDNYTLNNIKKGISINKIYKTVELLKKYNIKIEGSFVIGFPGDNIKIINKRIDTASTLDLDYYRWHNYQIPSNLLKYYFFEYEEFINLDLNIPNQLIQESIYNNKVGYFDMHLADKTYSYQLYKFPQLKIGKLNIQEIIQLTYLAIEKTNISKKNKALHSPFI; encoded by the coding sequence ATGAATTATTTGTTAATAGATCCCAAAATAAAAAATTCAGATTTCGATTTTCCAAATATAAAATTAACAACATGCGAAGCTGTTTTAAAAGAAAAACATAATATAGAAATACTAGAATTTTTTTACGAAAAAGAAATGAATAATTTAAATTTAGATCAATTCAAAAAATATAAATATGATTTATTTTATGAAAAGCTTTTATTAAAAATAAATAATAAACATATAGTATATATTGATTGTGAATATGGTTTATTAAATGATTGTATTATGTTATCTAAAATAATTAAAAAATTAAATAATAATATAATTATAGTTGTTGGAGGTTTTTTTATAAATTATTTATGTAATGGGAATATTTTACATGAAATTTCTAAATATATTAAATATATAGACTATTATTTTGTGGGGGATTATATAAGTTTATTAGATAATATAAATAAAATAGATAAAAATAAAAAAATACTTTGTAAAGATTATGAATTTAAAAAAAATATATTGAAAGTATCTTGGGAAAAATTTAACTTGGAAAAATATAATAATATTATTGTTCCAGTCTTTTTTTCTAAAGGATGTAAATATAGTAAATGTATTTTTTGTGATGAAAATTTGATTTGGGGAAATAAAAAATATATTGAAAGAGATTTTGAATATGTTATTAATGAATTGAAATATACTTTTGAAAAATATAAAATAAATAATTTTTATTTTTGGGATTCGAGTATTTTGAGTCACCCAAATTTCAAACTATTGTGTCAAAAATTATCTAAATCAAGTATTAAATTTAAATGGGTAGGTTTATCTAGAGTCGATGAAATTAATGAAGAAAAAGCAAAAATGTTAAAGGAAGCAAATTGTCAAACCATTGAATTAGGATTAGAAGCTTTAGATAATTATACTTTAAATAATATAAAAAAAGGGATTTCTATTAATAAAATATATAAAACTGTAGAGTTACTAAAAAAATACAATATTAAAATCGAAGGAAGTTTCGTTATTGGATTTCCTGGAGATAATATAAAAATTATTAATAAACGAATTGATACTGCATCTACTTTAGATTTAGATTATTATAGATGGCATAATTATCAAATTCCATCAAATTTATTAAAATATTATTTTTTCGAGTATGAAGAATTTATTAATTTAGATTTAAATATTCCTAATCAACTTATACAAGAATCTATTTACAATAATAAAGTTGGATATTTTGATATGCATTTGGCTGATAAAACTTATTCTTATCAACTTTATAAATTTCCTCAATTAAAAATTGGGAAACTTAATATTCAAGAAATTATACAGCTAACTTATTTAGCTATCGAAAAAACAAATATATCAAAGAAAAATAAAGCTTTGCATTCCCCTTTTATTTAA
- a CDS encoding radical SAM/SPASM domain-containing protein: protein MAHWRKDCISIFLTDSCNLHCKYCYCKETAQHIEIENYNIDFYKVGIRDFYTSHGYIYLRFFANGEPTLQIDIIKQLVEYSKFLTNNVKFELQTNGIFNKKTSKWISENIDIVWISCDGMPEIQNYYRPTLSGQPSSKIVENNIKFLADKIKYLGVRITIGQKNIFTQKKLIDYFDSLNVKYLYSDLLFLPINVKEKDFFEKKIPPITYAKEYFKAYKYAQKKDIFYGSYFIINFDEETNISCRACNPSPHLTIDGYVTACDMSYRKDVLSDLVYGKYDNKKKKIIYDYKKIEKIKSRIVDNMEECSMCEIKYFCAGGCLGESLNELNNLFKPKKNNCEAIKFLAKKFKPPIKKLPIFHP from the coding sequence ATGGCACATTGGCGAAAAGATTGTATATCTATATTTCTAACAGATAGTTGTAATTTACATTGTAAATATTGTTATTGTAAAGAGACAGCTCAACATATAGAGATAGAAAATTATAATATTGATTTTTACAAAGTTGGTATACGTGATTTTTATACTTCACATGGATATATTTATTTACGATTCTTTGCAAATGGCGAACCAACTTTGCAAATAGATATTATAAAACAATTAGTTGAATACTCTAAATTTTTAACAAATAATGTAAAATTCGAATTACAAACAAATGGGATTTTTAACAAAAAAACTTCTAAATGGATTTCTGAAAATATAGATATTGTCTGGATTTCTTGTGATGGAATGCCCGAAATACAGAATTATTATAGACCTACTCTATCAGGACAACCTTCAAGTAAAATAGTTGAAAATAATATAAAATTTTTAGCTGACAAAATAAAATATCTGGGAGTAAGGATAACAATTGGTCAAAAAAATATTTTTACTCAAAAAAAATTAATTGATTATTTTGACTCTTTGAATGTAAAGTATTTATACTCTGATTTATTATTTTTACCCATTAATGTAAAAGAAAAAGATTTTTTCGAGAAAAAAATACCTCCAATCACATATGCAAAAGAATATTTTAAAGCTTATAAATACGCTCAGAAAAAAGATATTTTTTACGGTTCATACTTTATAATTAATTTTGATGAAGAAACAAACATTTCGTGTAGAGCATGTAATCCTTCACCACATTTAACAATAGATGGTTATGTTACTGCTTGCGATATGTCATATAGAAAAGATGTTTTATCAGATTTAGTTTATGGAAAATATGACAATAAAAAAAAGAAAATTATATATGATTATAAAAAAATCGAAAAAATTAAAAGTAGAATAGTTGATAATATGGAAGAATGTTCTATGTGTGAAATTAAATATTTTTGTGCAGGTGGTTGTTTGGGGGAATCTTTAAATGAATTAAATAATTTATTCAAACCAAAAAAGAATAATTGTGAAGCAATAAAATTCTTAGCAAAAAAATTTAAGCCTCCTATAAAGAAACTTCCAATTTTTCATCCATAA
- a CDS encoding AMP-binding protein, which yields MLKKYKIDILLTTKEFSKLVLHKYIKKLSDNFYFLKLNTTLKNDTITKYGRILSFTSGTTGKTKGVIISENNVEYVSLQYQKIYKLSEKTKILGVLPFWHNYGMFSCIASSIYSLSNLVIMKKWDYKKAMESISKFKINVFPGSPYMYQSIIKNYNNKYKIDSLEICDCGGEMLPLEHLYKFKKYTKKIITEGYGLTETTSLTHFNIVKNIKNAGCIGKPLEKIECSLRDPETKKETNKNIGILWVRGPAVAKYYYYDNKIIPTCENEWFNTNDLVWRDNDNNYYIIGRYYDIKNLNINTFPREIEEYIYKIKEVEKTSVIVEYDEIKHIFIYSIFIVLNKNFSNYNLEKIIRRKFNNIHIKTIKILSNFELTYTKKIKKNYIITQK from the coding sequence TTGTTAAAAAAATATAAAATTGATATATTATTAACAACAAAAGAATTTTCAAAATTGGTTCTTCATAAATATATAAAAAAATTGAGTGATAATTTTTATTTTTTAAAACTAAATACTACACTAAAAAACGATACTATAACTAAATATGGTAGAATTTTATCATTTACAAGTGGCACAACTGGAAAAACAAAAGGAGTTATTATAAGTGAAAATAATGTAGAATATGTATCTTTACAATACCAAAAAATATATAAATTATCTGAAAAAACTAAAATATTAGGAGTTTTGCCCTTTTGGCATAATTATGGTATGTTTTCTTGTATAGCATCAAGTATTTATAGTTTATCCAATTTAGTTATAATGAAAAAATGGGATTATAAAAAAGCTATGGAATCAATTTCTAAATTCAAAATAAATGTTTTTCCCGGTTCACCATATATGTATCAAAGTATAATTAAAAATTACAATAACAAATATAAGATAGACTCTTTAGAAATATGCGACTGTGGTGGTGAAATGCTACCTTTAGAACATCTTTATAAGTTCAAAAAATATACAAAAAAGATTATAACTGAAGGTTATGGTTTAACCGAAACAACTTCTTTAACCCATTTTAATATAGTAAAAAATATAAAAAATGCTGGTTGTATAGGAAAACCCTTAGAAAAAATCGAATGTTCTTTAAGAGATCCAGAAACAAAAAAAGAAACTAATAAAAACATTGGTATTCTATGGGTAAGAGGACCTGCAGTAGCAAAATATTATTACTATGACAATAAAATCATTCCCACATGTGAAAATGAGTGGTTTAATACCAACGATCTTGTATGGAGAGATAATGATAATAATTATTATATTATAGGACGTTATTATGATATAAAAAATTTAAATATTAATACATTTCCTAGAGAAATAGAGGAATATATTTATAAAATAAAAGAAGTAGAAAAAACAAGTGTAATTGTGGAGTATGATGAAATAAAACATATTTTTATATATTCAATATTTATAGTATTAAATAAAAATTTTTCAAATTATAATCTAGAAAAAATTATAAGAAGAAAATTTAATAATATACATATAAAAACAATAAAAATATTAAGTAATTTCGAACTTACCTATACAAAAAAAATTAAAAAAAATTACATTATTACTCAAAAATAA
- a CDS encoding LAGLIDADG family homing endonuclease — MEQLYNLESLLNFFSDVKPSDNAERILRDRYLLKDGEGKYLEHSWDDIARRVSRYIASAEILYTEDIEKIRKVEKIYYKLIKSRVFLPNSPTLFNAGKTLSREIFEKKLEDMTLEDYNFIFNSRNRHNMLSACFVVPLEDSMEGIFNAVKDAALIQKYGGGVGYDFSVLRPKESSIAGTGGKSSGPISFMHVFNTTASTIEQGGARRGAQMAVMRYDHPDVIDFINSKKNNDGKSVLNYFNISVNFDNPEEFLKKLENDEEIELSHPNSNIKRTIKAKELLDLIANNAWKSGDPGMLFLGRHNKYYALGDVTPVSATNPCVVGDTKVLTDRGLINAKDLTTDMKVWSPISKQFLKIEKVLDQGIKPVKKIVLKNGIELIATYDHKVYTENGWVEVKNLKIGNKIKIVNDKIEFDNANDEFEYRNIEKGNNNKKMKFINTSNAISVAKVLGLFIGDGSLSNEGRISFSIGKKDNIKEEMEYLLNEISESKITIVEEENQYKFMIRSKNFESFIREVIGLNTNEPTSSLEKIVPEKILKSGIEIQRSFLMGLFTADGSVYNSNGSITISLSSISKKLLHNVQLLLLHFGINSTLTIEKTERKSKIKNNIYNCKKGYRILISGVDAYKFFNEIGFMGEKQEKLNNLVKEHLNKRGFYNKNKDFIEISEIIDDGEKQVFDITAGPDYVWVTNGILSYDCGEEPLPPYGSCNLGSIDIAKVIDFVELGNPEGENNELLKELIYWTARFLDDVIDINVYPLEKIDKVSKEQRFIGLGIMGLADAMYKKELPYNSEEGRKFMAETLAQFAYYSHLASSELAKERGNFPLFEKSKYKNGFIPFPMLDDDYSENIRKWNKLIKEHFFGEGKKYKRNVQVNTVAPTGSISNLADTSSGIEPNFMLAYIRYMTDKEGNRVPLPYMNKILREKLDGDLNSELEAEIIEKGSVQNIEGISEEIKRVFVTAMDISGMDHLLAQNVIQSYLDASCSKTINLPKEATVEDIKEIYKKAMELNLKGITIYRDGSLETQVLTKAKKQDDKKVTFFVLDEKHKLRARPRKETLKSVTRKFKTDSGTVYITVSFDDNGEAIEIFLSDGTETAEIIGRLSSIALRSGVSVDEILEQLSKVKGTYCKGISKEIKSALDDFEALWEENEVEVFHVGKPLSKEEVEKFVHANKLEYTKGYYVDTEGNTYCPTCLSKNSLLMTEGCISCKTCGWSKCS, encoded by the coding sequence GTGGAACAATTATATAATTTAGAAAGTTTATTAAATTTTTTTTCTGATGTAAAACCATCAGATAATGCTGAAAGAATTTTAAGAGACAGGTATTTATTAAAAGATGGGGAAGGGAAATATCTTGAACATTCTTGGGATGATATAGCAAGAAGAGTTTCTAGATATATTGCAAGTGCGGAAATTTTATATACGGAAGATATAGAAAAAATTAGAAAAGTAGAGAAGATATATTATAAATTAATAAAAAGTAGGGTATTTTTACCTAATAGTCCAACCTTGTTTAATGCAGGAAAAACTCTTTCAAGGGAAATATTTGAAAAAAAATTAGAAGATATGACATTAGAAGATTATAATTTTATTTTTAATTCTAGAAATAGACATAATATGTTATCAGCATGTTTTGTTGTTCCGCTTGAAGATTCTATGGAAGGAATATTTAATGCTGTAAAAGATGCAGCATTAATACAAAAATATGGTGGTGGAGTAGGATACGATTTTTCTGTTTTAAGGCCAAAAGAAAGTTCTATAGCTGGTACAGGGGGAAAATCATCAGGACCAATTAGCTTTATGCATGTTTTTAATACAACTGCTTCTACAATTGAACAAGGTGGAGCAAGACGTGGCGCTCAAATGGCAGTAATGAGATATGATCACCCTGATGTAATAGATTTTATAAATTCTAAAAAAAATAATGACGGTAAATCTGTCCTTAATTATTTTAATATATCAGTAAATTTTGATAATCCTGAAGAATTTTTAAAGAAATTAGAAAATGATGAAGAAATTGAATTATCTCATCCTAATTCAAATATTAAAAGAACAATTAAAGCAAAAGAATTACTTGATTTAATAGCAAATAATGCTTGGAAATCTGGAGACCCAGGAATGCTATTTTTAGGAAGACATAACAAATATTATGCATTAGGTGATGTGACACCTGTAAGTGCCACTAATCCCTGTGTTGTTGGAGATACAAAGGTTTTAACAGATAGAGGATTAATAAATGCAAAAGATTTAACAACAGATATGAAAGTATGGAGTCCTATTTCAAAACAATTTTTAAAAATAGAAAAAGTTTTAGATCAAGGAATTAAACCTGTAAAAAAAATAGTATTAAAAAATGGTATAGAATTAATAGCAACGTATGATCATAAAGTTTATACAGAAAATGGATGGGTTGAAGTAAAGAATCTTAAGATTGGGAACAAAATAAAAATAGTGAATGATAAAATTGAATTTGATAATGCTAATGATGAATTTGAATATCGAAATATAGAAAAAGGAAATAATAATAAAAAAATGAAATTTATAAATACTTCAAATGCAATTTCTGTTGCAAAAGTTTTAGGGTTATTCATAGGTGATGGTTCATTATCAAATGAGGGTAGAATATCTTTTTCTATTGGAAAAAAGGATAACATTAAAGAAGAAATGGAATATTTATTAAATGAAATTTCAGAATCAAAAATAACTATTGTAGAAGAAGAAAATCAATATAAATTTATGATCAGGTCAAAAAATTTTGAATCATTTATTAGAGAAGTAATAGGATTAAATACAAACGAACCAACATCATCTTTAGAAAAAATTGTTCCAGAAAAAATATTAAAATCTGGTATAGAAATTCAAAGAAGTTTTTTAATGGGGCTATTTACTGCTGATGGTTCTGTATATAATTCAAATGGTTCTATAACAATAAGCTTATCGAGTATTTCAAAAAAACTGCTTCATAATGTTCAATTATTATTATTGCATTTTGGAATAAATTCAACATTAACTATTGAAAAAACAGAAAGAAAATCAAAAATAAAAAATAATATATATAATTGTAAAAAAGGATATAGAATTCTTATATCAGGAGTAGATGCATATAAATTCTTTAACGAAATAGGCTTTATGGGAGAAAAACAAGAAAAATTGAATAATTTGGTTAAAGAACATTTAAACAAGCGTGGGTTCTATAATAAAAATAAAGATTTTATAGAAATTTCTGAAATTATAGATGATGGCGAAAAACAAGTTTTTGATATTACAGCAGGTCCAGATTATGTATGGGTTACAAATGGAATTTTATCTTATGACTGTGGAGAAGAACCTTTACCTCCATATGGAAGTTGTAATTTAGGGTCTATTGATATAGCTAAAGTAATAGATTTTGTTGAGTTGGGAAATCCTGAGGGAGAGAATAATGAATTATTAAAAGAATTAATATATTGGACAGCTAGATTCTTAGATGATGTAATAGATATTAATGTATATCCTCTTGAAAAAATTGATAAAGTATCAAAAGAACAAAGGTTTATAGGTCTTGGAATTATGGGATTAGCAGATGCTATGTATAAAAAAGAATTACCATATAATTCTGAAGAAGGCAGAAAGTTTATGGCAGAAACATTGGCTCAATTTGCATATTATTCCCATTTAGCAAGTAGCGAATTGGCAAAAGAAAGAGGAAATTTCCCATTATTTGAAAAATCAAAATATAAAAATGGGTTTATTCCATTTCCTATGTTAGATGATGACTATTCAGAAAATATTAGAAAATGGAATAAATTAATAAAAGAACATTTCTTTGGAGAAGGTAAAAAGTATAAAAGAAACGTTCAAGTTAATACAGTTGCTCCTACTGGATCTATATCTAATTTAGCAGATACTTCAAGTGGAATAGAACCTAATTTTATGCTTGCATATATTAGATATATGACAGATAAAGAAGGAAATAGAGTGCCTCTTCCATACATGAATAAAATATTAAGAGAAAAATTAGATGGTGATTTAAATAGTGAATTAGAAGCAGAAATTATTGAAAAAGGTTCTGTTCAAAATATAGAAGGAATTTCAGAAGAAATAAAAAGAGTATTTGTAACAGCTATGGATATATCTGGAATGGATCACTTACTAGCTCAAAATGTTATACAAAGTTATTTGGATGCATCTTGTTCAAAAACAATTAATTTACCCAAGGAAGCTACTGTAGAAGATATAAAAGAGATATATAAGAAAGCGATGGAATTGAATTTGAAAGGAATAACTATATACAGAGATGGATCATTGGAAACACAAGTTCTTACTAAAGCTAAAAAACAAGATGATAAAAAGGTTACTTTCTTTGTATTAGATGAAAAACATAAATTGCGTGCAAGACCAAGAAAAGAAACGTTAAAAAGTGTAACTAGAAAGTTTAAAACAGATTCTGGAACTGTATATATTACAGTATCATTTGATGATAATGGTGAAGCCATAGAAATTTTCTTATCTGATGGAACTGAAACAGCAGAAATTATAGGAAGATTATCTTCTATAGCATTAAGATCAGGTGTTTCAGTTGATGAAATATTAGAACAATTATCAAAGGTAAAAGGGACATATTGTAAAGGCATTTCAAAAGAAATAAAGAGTGCATTAGATGATTTTGAAGCACTATGGGAAGAAAATGAAGTAGAAGTATTTCATGTAGGAAAACCGTTAAGTAAAGAGGAAGTTGAAAAGTTTGTTCATGCCAATAAGCTTGAATATACAAAAGGATATTATGTCGATACTGAAGGAAATACATATTGTCCAACATGTTTAAGTAAAAATTCACTGTTAATGACAGAAGGTTGTATATCTTGTAAAACATGTGGTTGGTCAAAATGCTCATAA